The genomic segment GCGGTATGAGCAAATCAAGTATCAACAACAAAAAGGAAAGATGCTGGAAGAGGCTCGAAATAAGGTGGAACAGTATGAGGCGCATATAGATATGTTGCTTACTGTTCATGAAGAAACAAGCGACAAGGTTCACTGGGAGAAGATTGCAATTTCAGACCCGCCATTCCGCATTGGTGAAGAAGATGGACCAAATGTACAAGAGTTGAAAAAACGGGTTGAGGAGTACAAACCGACTTGGCGAGATCGCTTTTTTAACCGGGTTGAAGCGAGAAAACGACAGATGCTTGTTCACATAGATCAGGCTGTCAGGGAAGATGAGAAGATTTATGAAAACTGGAAAGAAAACAAAGAGATCGCTCAAAAAGTGTTGGCCAATGACTTACAAACTTGGCGTAAAGTTATCGATGATGCTAAGCCATTTGAGGATATTGAAGAAATGGGTAGTAGAGTGCGATACCGATTTGACCAGTCGAGACGTGTCATCGCCCAGCTAGACATCAATAATCGAGAAGTCGTTCCCACAAAGGTGCTCACATTAACTAAAACAGGTAAGCTTTCGGAAAAGAACATGGCAAAAGGAAAGTACTTACAACTTTATCAAGACTACGTTTGTAGTTGTACACTTAGAATCGCCAGGGAATTTTTTAGTCTTCTCCCTGTTCAAGAGGTTGTCGTCAACGTTTATGATGAATCACCTGCGGAAGAGCAATATGGATGCATTTTGTCTGTTGTGTTTCCACGAGAAAAAATGGATATGCTCGATTTTACCAATATTGACTGTTCTGATACAATCGAGCAATTTGAGCACAACATGAAGTTTTTGAAAACAAAAGGATTTAAACTAGTAGAGGAGATGCAGTGATGAAAGGCTGTTTAACAGTTATTTTACTGCTCCTTTTGATTGCATTGTTTATTAACTACACATTTTTTACAATTGGCATGGCTCTGGCAATTTGGGGCATTTACGAGTGGAAAATCAATAAAAATTTGGGCGCTAAATCGAAAAAACCGGCCATCATCTTGAGTATCGGCTTGATCTTGGCATTAGGTTCTTGCGTTGGAAACGATGATGTCACAACGGAGAAAGAGGTTGCCGTCAAGCAAGAAGCAGGCAAAGTGCCTAACGATGAGTCTAAGAAGGAAAAAGACAAGAAACAGGAAGAGAAAAAGGATGATGACAAGCAAGTAAAAGAAACTGTAAACGAGGAGCAATCTAAGAGTACAGCGGCAACTGGAGAAAACCAAAACACCGAGCAGAAAGAGAGTAATACAGAAGCTCAAAAACAAGCTCAGCTATCAAGCCTGATTAAAAAATTTGGATTGCAGGCGGCTGTTGTTGCCAGAGTGGTCGATGGCGACACCTTTGAGTTGTCGGATGGAAGGAAAGTGCGTTTGATTGGCGTAAATACTCCTGAATCGACAACTAGAACAGAAGAGTATGGGAAAGAGGCAAGCAATTATACAAAATCAAAACTGGAAGGAAAACGAGTTTATTTACAAAAAGATGTTTCAGAGACGGATCGATACGGACGGTTGCTTAGAATCGTTTGGTTGTCGGTTCCGACCGATGATATGAACGAAAATGAAATACGTTCGAAAATGTTTAATGCCGACTTGGTAATTAATGGATATGCTGAACCGTCGACTTATCCGCCTGATGTGAAATACGCCGATTACTTTAGAAAGTTTGCACGGGAGGCTCGTGAGGCAAATCGAGGGCTCTGGGCATACGGTGAATACGGTACAACGAAAGGAGATTTCGATCCGAAAGAAACGGAAAAGAAATCGTCCAATTCGTCAACAAACCGTTCATCCGGATCGAGCAGTTCATCTAACGCAAAAAGCAGTTCAGGCAGTTCTGTAACTTCCTCCTCATCAGGAAGTACGGAGTACTTTAAAAACTGTACAGAACTACGAAAGGTTTATCCGAATGGTGTTCCTGCTGATCATCCGGCATACCAACCAAGACTGGACAGGGACAAAGATAACTATGCATGTGAGAGATAACAGCCCTTTTAAGGGCTTTTTCTTTTGTACGGAAACCCGCGCTGGTCTTCCCGGCTGGCCGCTTCCTAGCCTGCGGCTATCCAGCTGGAGCCTGAGGAAGCCCGGCGCTCGGTTCGTTCGAAGAAGCCACTCGCGGGTAGTTCACTCGCAGCCGTGCGGAGCAGGATCGGGGAAGCTGATGCATTGCACCGCTGCTTGAAGCGATAAATCAGGTAACAAATAAAGTTTTACTCCTTTCAATAATTATTCCAGTTAATATACATATAAACAAATAAACGTTTATTTCATCTTTTCTTTAATAAAATGAATATTTAATGTTCTGTTTTTCCTTGCGAATCCAATCACGCGCTGGTCTTCCCGGCTGGCCGCCTTCTAGCCTGCGGCTATCCGGCTGGAGCCTGGGGAAGCCCGGCGCTCGGTTCATTCACAGAAGCCGCTCGTAATCCAGTTTCCCGCCGCTGCCCGCGGCCGTGCGAAGCTGAGACGAGAAGCGAATCAAAGCACCGCCGCGGTGAATAATGATTTGTATTATTTTTTGTCTGACGTTAAATATAGGTTTATTTTTCGACGAATAGCGACAGATAGGTGCAGTGGCACCGGCGCTTCCGTTTCCTTTTGGTTCGGGTCCCCGGGGCGGTGTGACGGTCGGCTGGCAGCCGGAAAGGCTCCCCCACTGCAAGCCCAAGCGCTGAAGCCCTCGCCTTCCGGCTCGGTCCAGCCTATCACACCGCCCTTCCCGAACCAAAAGACTACGGGTCGCCGGTGTTCAGTTTATTGCGCCTCTAATGTTTTTTGTCTAAACTAATCATATAATTTCCGTTATCCACCGGAGGCGTGATGGATTTTTACCGTGGTTTGGCCTTGGGATTAGGAGAGGAACCGAAGTACCGCAAGGTAGACCTCTTCCGCCAAATCCAGCAGGCGATCGAGCGATTGTATCATGAACGGCGGATCACGCCGGTGTTCATTTTGGACGAGATGCATTTAGCGAAGGATGCATTTTTACAGGACATCGCGATCTTGTTCAACTTTGAGATGGATTCGACCAACCCATTTGTCTTGATTTTGGCCGGGCTGCCCCATTTACAGGGGAAGCTGCGGCTCAATCAGCACCGCCCTCTCGACCAGCGGATCATCATGCGATACCGGATGGGGCCGCTGGAGAAGGAAGAGGTGGCGGGCTACATCAAGCATCGGATGAAACAGGCCGGGGCGAAGCACCCGATCTTCACCCCATCGGCGTTAGAGGCGATTGCCCTGCAGTCGCGGGGATGGCCTCGGGTGATCAACACGTTGGCCACGACGTGCCTGTTATACGGGTATCAGCTGAAAAAGGACGCCATTGACGAAGAAGTGGTGCGCATGGCCTCAGAGGAAATGGGGTATTAGCATGAAAGGGGCCGAATCGGCCTCTTTTGTGCTTTTTCTTTTCCATCGGTCCATCAGGCGCGCTGGAAATCTTCATCTGAAAGAGCGTGCAAACGTTCCGAAAGAATGTGCAAAATCCGGAACAATCCGCAAAAATTTTGCACATTATTTCCGAATCCGCCTGAAATAATTTGAAAAAGGGATTCTGAAATAATGTGCTAATTTACAGCCTTCCTGCGAGGGGAACGCTCATGAAAGAACAAATACACGAGTATTGCCACCGGCTTCATTTGCCTGCCATGGCGGAGCGATGGCCCGCCATGGCAGAATACGCAGCTACTCATAATATACCATGACACTATCAAAGTCGTATTTTCCCATTTCGATAATTTATTGTTTTTTCCTGCCTTTATTAGTTGAGTCCGTATAATTGTGTAAAAACAGAACCTCTCTGAAAAATAAGAGAGCCATTTTCAAATCCCCTCGGTTAGAATTTAGAATGTAGTTGCCCAGAAAACATTCCAAGGAGAGGGGATTTTGAAATGGCTCAATACCAGATTACCTTAGATTCGCAACTTTTGCATCAACTTTTTCTCAGCAACGCGCATGATGCAGGAGTGGCAAAGTTGCTGGAATCCGTATTGAACCAAGTGTTGCAAGCCCAGGCAACGGAACAGTTGGGGGCAGAGCCCTACGAACGGACGGAAGAGCGCCAAGGGTATCGAAACGGTACGTATCCGCATCAATTGACCACTCGTGTCGGCACCATTACGCTTCGTGTTCCCCGGATTCGCAACGGGAAGTTTTCGACGGAGCTGTTTGCCCGTTACCAACGCAGCGAACAAGCTCTGGTATTGGCTTTGATGGAGATGGTGGTCAACGGAGTGTCGACTCGCAAGGTGGCCCAGATCACGGAAGAGTTATGCGGTACGGAGTTTTCGAAATCCACGGTGTCGGAATTGTGCAAGCGTCTCGATCCTGTCGTGACGGCCTGGAACAACCGTCCGCTTGATGACCACCCGTTCCCCTTTGTCATCGTCGATGCGCTGGTACTCAAAGTGCGGGAAGAAAGTCGAGTGCGGTCCCGAGGCGCTCTTATCGGGATTGGTGTCAACACCGACGGATATCGCGAGGTATTGGGCTTGATGCTTGGCGACAGCGAATCGGAAGCCAGCTGGAGCGAATTTTTTGGCTGGTTGAAAAGCCGCGGACTGCAAGGCGTCGATCTTATCGTGTCGGATGACCACGGAGGGTTAATTCGAGCCATCCGCAGGCACTTCCAAGGCGTCACCTGGCAGCGGTGCCAGACGCACTTCATACGCAACATTCTGGATGCCACGCCGAAAGAACTGCAAGATGAGGTGCATAGCTGGGTTCGAGCCATTTTGGATGCACCGGATCTGGATACAGCACGGCTTCTCTTAAATCAAGTGCTGGAGACATACGAAACGAAAGCACCGAAAGCCATGGCGATCCTGGAGGCAGGATTTGAAGATGCCACGGCGGTCTTGTTGCTGCCGGAAAAGTATCGCAAGCGGCTCCGTACAACAAATGCTTTGGAGCGCTTGAATGAGGAAATCCGCCGGC from the Geobacillus genomosp. 3 genome contains:
- a CDS encoding DUF4236 domain-containing protein, which produces MGLRFRKSVKIAPGVRMNIGKKGVSMSFGGKGLRVNTSSRGVSVSSSIPGTGISYRKQIYSTRKKRPQRTRYEQIKYQQQKGKMLEEARNKVEQYEAHIDMLLTVHEETSDKVHWEKIAISDPPFRIGEEDGPNVQELKKRVEEYKPTWRDRFFNRVEARKRQMLVHIDQAVREDEKIYENWKENKEIAQKVLANDLQTWRKVIDDAKPFEDIEEMGSRVRYRFDQSRRVIAQLDINNREVVPTKVLTLTKTGKLSEKNMAKGKYLQLYQDYVCSCTLRIAREFFSLLPVQEVVVNVYDESPAEEQYGCILSVVFPREKMDMLDFTNIDCSDTIEQFEHNMKFLKTKGFKLVEEMQ
- a CDS encoding thermonuclease family protein, which produces MKGCLTVILLLLLIALFINYTFFTIGMALAIWGIYEWKINKNLGAKSKKPAIILSIGLILALGSCVGNDDVTTEKEVAVKQEAGKVPNDESKKEKDKKQEEKKDDDKQVKETVNEEQSKSTAATGENQNTEQKESNTEAQKQAQLSSLIKKFGLQAAVVARVVDGDTFELSDGRKVRLIGVNTPESTTRTEEYGKEASNYTKSKLEGKRVYLQKDVSETDRYGRLLRIVWLSVPTDDMNENEIRSKMFNADLVINGYAEPSTYPPDVKYADYFRKFAREAREANRGLWAYGEYGTTKGDFDPKETEKKSSNSSTNRSSGSSSSSNAKSSSGSSVTSSSSGSTEYFKNCTELRKVYPNGVPADHPAYQPRLDRDKDNYACER
- a CDS encoding IS256 family transposase, which gives rise to MAQYQITLDSQLLHQLFLSNAHDAGVAKLLESVLNQVLQAQATEQLGAEPYERTEERQGYRNGTYPHQLTTRVGTITLRVPRIRNGKFSTELFARYQRSEQALVLALMEMVVNGVSTRKVAQITEELCGTEFSKSTVSELCKRLDPVVTAWNNRPLDDHPFPFVIVDALVLKVREESRVRSRGALIGIGVNTDGYREVLGLMLGDSESEASWSEFFGWLKSRGLQGVDLIVSDDHGGLIRAIRRHFQGVTWQRCQTHFIRNILDATPKELQDEVHSWVRAILDAPDLDTARLLLNQVLETYETKAPKAMAILEAGFEDATAVLLLPEKYRKRLRTTNALERLNEEIRRRERVIRIFPNRESAMRLIGALLMEIDISGVARITGCPHESESYTHWLTDAYCSLSRPRSVLYRLDRLLTTNM